In Rutidosis leptorrhynchoides isolate AG116_Rl617_1_P2 unplaced genomic scaffold, CSIRO_AGI_Rlap_v1 contig360, whole genome shotgun sequence, a single genomic region encodes these proteins:
- the LOC139883140 gene encoding LOW QUALITY PROTEIN: AP2-like ethylene-responsive transcription factor At1g16060 (The sequence of the model RefSeq protein was modified relative to this genomic sequence to represent the inferred CDS: inserted 2 bases in 1 codon; deleted 3 bases in 2 codons; substituted 1 base at 1 genomic stop codon): protein MAKLSQKKQKPSADIHQKGKTTTXIKATKRTRKSVPRDSPPRRSSIYRGVTRHRWTGRYEAHLWDKNCWNESQNKKGRQVYLGAYDDEEAAAHAYDLAALKYWGDQDTILNFPLSTYEEEVKEMEGLAKEEYIGSLRRKSSGFSRGVSKYRGVARHHHNGRWEARIGDVFGNKYLYLGTYATQEEAATAYDIAAIEYRGLNAVTNFDLSRYIKWLRPSNNVNSNKPSNDRXQLYQALTLTLEYKPKPELGFDQSTISGPSSSSGSESSTKPPRLNGGGATGATSSSALELLLQSSKFKEMLERTSSSSSVVDCPSTPPIESNLPPRRSFPDDIQTYFASHDAGNYAEGDDIIFSELNLISSPIFHYELDH, encoded by the exons ATGGCGAAGTTGTCACAGAAGAAGCAAAAACCTAGTGCTGATATTCATCAAAAGGGCAAAACAACCAC GATAAAGGCCACAAAGAGGACGAGAAAGAGCGTACCTCGCGATTCTCCGCCTCGACGTAGTTCAATTTATCGAGGCGTTACAAG GCACCGGTGGACAGGCCGATATGAAGCTCACCTGTGGGATAAAAATTGTTGGAATGAGTCACAGAATAAGAAAGGAAGACAAG TATATCTAGG GGCATATGACGATGAAGAAGCTGCTGCGCACGCTTATGACTTGGCAGCACTGAAATAT TGGGGTGATCAAGACACTATCCTCAATTTTCCA TTATCCACCTATGAAGAAGAGGTTAAAGAAATGGAGGGACTAGCAAAAGAAGAATATATTGGATCTCTTAGGAG AAAGAGCAGTGGGTTTTCTCGTGGAGTTTCTAAATATAGAGGTGTTGCAAG ACACCATCATAATGGACGATGGGAGGCTCGAATAGGAGATGTGTTTGGCAACAAATACCTGTACCTTGGAACATATG CTACACAAGAAGAAGCTGCCACGGCATATGATATTGCTGCTATAGAGTACAGAGGACTTAACGCCGTTACCAACTTTGACCTCAGCCGTTACATCAAATGGTTACGTCCCTCTAACAACGTTAATTCTAATAAACCTAGTAATGAC CGATAGCAATTATACCAAGCCCTAACTCTGACTTTGGAGTACAAGCCAAAGCCTGAGTTAGGGTTTGATCAATCCACTATTAGTGGACCAAGCTCATCAAGTGGCAGTGAATCGTCAACTAAACCACCGCGGCTGAATGGTGGCGGCGCCACCGGAGCAACCTCATCATCAGCCCTAGAGCTTTTGTTGCAATCatcaaaatttaaagaaatgttggaGAGGacctcttcatcatcatcagttGTAGATTGTCCTTCGACGCCGCCTATAGAATCAAATTTGCCACCTCGGCGGAGCTTTCCAGACGATATTCAGACTTATTTCGCTTCCCATGATGCCGGAAACTACGCCGAGGGTGATGACATTATCTTTAGTGAACTTAACTTGATTTCTTCACCAATCTTTCATTACGAACTTGATCATTAA
- the LOC139883141 gene encoding LOW QUALITY PROTEIN: wall-associated receptor kinase-like 22 (The sequence of the model RefSeq protein was modified relative to this genomic sequence to represent the inferred CDS: inserted 3 bases in 2 codons; deleted 4 bases in 4 codons), with protein sequence MNLRLSQNSERLSQLGLRRDKSFFAAVVVLDILSATKTSNQEERAFIKSINAELLSVPDTWPGYAHQISIEWKAHFPAIFTPSIDCYLSSDKSNTTECSCGHGYEGNPYLPNGDGCQDIDECELGAYSCSHGATCVNTVGSYHCKEKKTYSVIILGTCLGVGVFFAFIGVWRCYKFIIKRKDIKLKKKFFKRNGGLLLQQQLSSNAQGNIDKTKVFTSKELQNATNNFNDNRILGQGGQGTVYKGMLVEGRIVAVKKSKLVDEGRLEEFINELVILSQINHRNVVKLLGCCLETQVPLLVYEYXPNGNVYEYLQDEPPMSWEMRLRIAMEVSGALSYLHSAAAIPIYHRDIKSSNILLDEKFRAKVSDFGTSRSISIDQTHLTTNVKGTFGYFDPEYFRSSQFTDKSDVYSFGVVLIELLTGQKPISFARSEESVSLVMHFFRLMEEDRLVDLIDPHVGRRVQKXRCLAFANLAKRCLNLNGKNRPTMKDVARELEEISDFSQNHQEIQLLDDDIISSHSGVHFFYQFSFS encoded by the exons TTGTCTGCAACAAAAACTAGTAACCAGGAAGAGAGAGCCTTCATCAAGAGCATAAATGCTGAGCTGTTATCCGTCCCAGATACCTGGCCAGGATACGCTCATCAGATCTCGATAGAG TGGAAAGCTCATTTTCCAGCCATCTTCACTCCTTCTATTGATTGTTATCTCAGTAGTGATAAGTCAAACACTACAGAATGTAGCTGTGGACATGGTTATGAAGGCAATCCTTATCTACCCAATGGCGATGGATGCCAAG ATATCGATGAGTGTGAACTTGGGGCATACAGTTGCAGCCATGGAGCTACTTGTGTTAACACAGTGGGGAGTTACCATTGTAAGGAAAAAAAAACGTACTCGGTCATTATTTTAG GTACTTGTCTGGGCGTCGGAGTATTTTTCGCATTTATTGGTGTATGGAGGTGTTACAAGTTCATAATAAAGAGAAAAGACATC AAACTCAAAAAGAAGTTCTTCAAACGCAATGGCGGTTTATTGTTGCAGCAACAGTTATCCTCAAATGCGCAAGGTAATATTGATAAGACGAAGGTGTTCACTTCCAAGGAGTTGCAAAACGCCACAAACAATTTTAACGATAACCGGATTCTTGGCCAAGGTGGACAAGGAACTGTGTACAAAGGAATGTTGGTAGAA GGAAGAATCGTGGCGGTGAAGAAATCAAAGCTTGTAGATGAAGGAAGATTAGAAGAGTTCATTAATGAACTCGTTATTCTTTCCCAAATCAATCACAGGAATGTGGTTAAGCTCCTAGGTTGTTGTTTAGAGACACAAGTTCCTCTGCTGGTGTACGAGT GTCCAAATGGCAATGTTTACGAGTACTTGCAAGACGAGCCTCCAATGTCATGGGAAATGCGTTTAAGAATCGCCATGGAAGTTTCTGGAGCTCTCTCTTATCTGCACTCGGCTGCTGCCATTCCGATTTATCATCGAGATATCAAGTCCTCTAATATACTGCTAGATGAGAAATTCAGAGCAAAAGTGTCCGATTTCGGAACTTCCAGGTCGATTTCTATTGATCAA ACTCACTTAACCACGAATGTCAAAGGCACTTTCGGTTACTTCGATCCAGAGTATTTCCGATCAAGCCAGTTCACTGATAAGAGCGACGTCTATAGCTTTGGAGTTGTCCTCATTGAGCTCTTAACTGGACAGAAACCAATTTCTTTCGCAAGGTCAGAAGAAAGTGTGAGT TTAGTCATGCATTTCTTCCGATTGATGGAAGAAGATCGATTAGTTGACCTTATCGATCCTCATGTAGGCAGGCGTGTCCAGAA AAGATGCTTGGCATTTGCTAATCTTGCTAAGAGATGCTTAAACTTAAATGGCAAAAACAGACCAACTATGAAAGACGTTGCCAGGGAATTGGAGGAAATATCTGATTTCTCACAAAACCACCAAGAAATTCAATTGCTGGACGATGATATAATTAGTAGCCATTCGGGAGTTCACTTCTTTTACCAGTTCAGCTTCTCGTAA